The following proteins are encoded in a genomic region of Rattus rattus isolate New Zealand chromosome 2, Rrattus_CSIRO_v1, whole genome shotgun sequence:
- the Tigd3 gene encoding tigger transposable element-derived protein 3, with product MELNTKKKLHALSLAEKIQVLELLDESKMSQSEVARRFQVSQPQISRICKNKEKLLADWCSGTANHERKRKRESKYSGIDEALLCWYHIARAKAWDVTGPMLLHKAKELADIMGQDFVPSIGWLVRWKRRNNVGFGTRQVLVPLFPPEPPPAVFPSQAQPPLSLKDFSPEDVFGCAEVPLLYRAVPGRVFECDRLQVLLCANSRGTEKRRVFVGGLQPAPRCFFGVNSEALPASYHPDLAIPWSEWLAQFDQDMGQQGRQVALLLASGVVEEWASPPGLHHVRLLPLSTSSTTPSLPGSVVLAFKAHYRHRLLSKLAAMQSGKEGTSLAEARANITVLDALHMVAAAWAKVPRQLILTSFIQEGLAPGKTPLSLDKDTEMSPVPSGLSQEEFSHFVDLEDEDPGPRVCKEETSTEDNGREEDGFESLPTKADALRALCTLRRWLECNSTSPELFEKFYDCEVEVEQLCCL from the coding sequence ATGGAGCTAAACACCAAGAAGAAGCTTCACGCCCTGTCCCTGGCTGAGAAAATCCAGGTTCTGGAACTCTTGGATGAGTCCAAGATGTCCCAGTCAGAGGTGGCTCGGCGCTTCCAGGTCTCACAGCCCCAGATCTCACGTATCTGCAAGAATAAGGAGAAGCTGTTGGCAGACTGGTGCAGTGGCACAGCCAACCATGAGCGGAAGCGGAAGCGTGAATCCAAATACAGTGGGATCGATGAGGCTCTACTCTGCTGGTACCACATTGCCCGAGCCAAGGCCTGGGATGTAACAGGGCCCATGTTGCTCCACAAGGCCAAGGAACTAGCCGATATCATGGGCCAGGATTTCGTGCCCAGCATTGGATGGCTGGTCCGCTGGAAACGCCGAAACAATGTGGGCTTTGGGACTCGCCAGGTCCTTGTCCCTCTGTTCCCTCCTGAACCACCTCCTGCAGTTTTCCCCTCTCAGGCCCAGCCACCTCTTTCTCTtaaagacttctcaccagaagaTGTTTTTGGCTGTGCTGAAGTACCCTTGTTGTATCGAGCAGTGCCCGGCAGAGTGTTTGAATGTGATCGGTTGCAAGTATTGCTGTGCGCCAACAGCAGAGGCACAGAAAAGAGAAGGGTATTTGTGGGTGGGCTCCAGCCTGCCCCAAGATGCTTCTTTGGGGTCAACAGTGAGGCACTGCCTGCCTCCTATCACCCTGACTTAGCCATTCCCTGGTCAGAGTGGCTGGCACAGTTTGACCAGGACATGGGACAGCAGGGCCGACAGGTAGCCTTGCTGTTGGCTTCTGGAGTGGTAGAGGAATGGGCCAGCCCTCCTGGACTCCACCACGTGCgactcctgcctctctccacctccaGCACCACTCCTTCCCTGCCTGGCTCTGTGGTTTTGGCCTTTAAGGCCCATTACCGTCACCGTCTGCTGAGCAAACTAGCTGCCATGCAGAGTGGGAAAGAGGGTACCTCACTTGCTGAGGCCAGGGCCAACATCACAGTTTTGGATGCTCTGCATATGGTGGCTGCAGCTTGGGCCAAAGTACCTCGCCAGCTCATTTTGACCAGCTTCATTCAAGAAGGGCTCGCTCCAGGCAAAACACCACTGTCTCTGGACAAAGATACTGAGATGTCACCAGTCCCTAGTGGGCTGAGCCAAGAGGAGTTTTCTCACTTTGTGGACCTGGAGGATGAGGACCCAGGGCCTAGAGTATGCAAAGAGGAGACCAGTACTGAAGACAATGGGAGAGAAGAAGATGGCTTTGAGTCCCTGCCCACCAAAGCTGATGCCCTGAGGGCACTGTGCACCTTGAGGAGGTGGCTTGAATGCAACAGCACCTCTCCAGAACTCTTCGAGAAATTCTATGACTGTGAGGTGGAGGTAGAGCAGCTCTGCTGTCTGTGA
- the Slc25a45 gene encoding solute carrier family 25 member 45, whose product MPVEEFVAGWISGAVGLVLGHPFDTVKVRLQTQNTYQGIVDCVVKTYRHESVLGFFKGMSFPIASVALVNSVLFGVYSNTLLALTATSHQERRAQPPSYTNIFIAGCTGGLLQAYCLAPFDLIKVRLQNQTEPRMQIGSSTPRYRGPVHCAASILKEEGPQGLFRGSWALVLRDTPTLGMYFVTYEGLCRQYTPEGQNPSSATVLVAGGFAGIASWITATPFDVIKSRMQMDGLKGRKYGGMLDCMASSFRQEGIGVFFKGMTLNSARAFPVNAATFLSYEYLLRLWR is encoded by the exons ATGCCTGTGGAAGAGTTTGTGGCTGGCTGGATCTCTG GAGCCGTGGGCCTGGTCCTGGGGCACCCGTTTGACACTGTAAAG GTGCGGTTACAGACCCAAAACACGTACCAGGGCATTGTGGACTGCGTGGTCAAGACTTATCGCCATGAGTCA GTCCTGGGCTTCTTCAAAGGAATGAGCTTCCCCATTGCCAGTGTAGCCCTGGTCAACTCTGTCCTGTTCGGAGTGTACAGCAACACTTTGCTGGCACTTACAGCCACCTCCCATCAGGAGCGACGGGCTCAGCCACCCAGCTACACAAACATCTTCATAGCAGGTTGTACTGGGGGGCTCCTGCAG GCCTACTGCCTGGCTCCTTTTGACCTCATCAAAGTCCGTCTACAAAACCAAACAGAGCCAAGGATGCAGATAGGGAGCTCTACACCCCGGTACCGGGGACCTGTGCACTGTGCAGCCTCCATCTTGAAAGAAGAAGGACCTCAGGGACTGTTCAGAGGATCCTGGGCCCTGGTGTTGAGAGACACTCCTACGTTGGGAATGTACTTTGTCACCTATGAAGGGCTATGTCGCCAGTACACACCAGAAGGCCAGAATCCCA GTTCAGCCACAGTTCTGGTGGCAGGGGGCTTTGCAGGCATAGCCTCCTGGATCACAGCCACCCCTTTTGACGTGATCAAGTCCCGGATGCAGATGGATGGGCTGAAGGGGAGAAAGTATGGAGGGATGCTGGACTGTATGGCAAGCAGCTTCCGGCAGGAGGGGATAGGAGTCTTTTTCAAGGGCATGACACTCAATAGTGCCCGTGCCTTTCCTGTCAATGCTGCCACCTTCCTCAGCTATGAATACCTACTGCGCTTGTGGAGATGA